A genomic window from Elaeis guineensis isolate ETL-2024a chromosome 3, EG11, whole genome shotgun sequence includes:
- the LOC105037303 gene encoding uncharacterized protein, whose product MALEWVVLGYAAGAEAIMLLFLTVPGLGSLRRGIVAVARNALRPLLSVVPFCLFLLMDIYWKYETRPTCDKQHACTPAEYLRHEKSIIKSQRNAILIAAALLLYWLLFAVTNLVVRVDQLNQRLEKLKRQD is encoded by the coding sequence ATGGCTCTTGAGTGGGTGGTGCTGGGGTACGCCGCGGGGGCGGAGGCGATCATGCTGCTGTTCCTGACCGTCCCGGGGCTGGGCAGCCTCCGAAGAGGGATAGTGGCGGTGGCGCGGAATGCGCTGAGGCCGCTGCTCTCGGTGGTGCCGTTCTGCCTCTTCCTGTTGATGGACATCTACTGGAAGTACGAGACTCGGCCGACGTGCGACAAGCAGCACGCCTGCACCCCGGCCGAGTACCTCCGTCACGAGAAGTCCATCATTAAGAGCCAGCGCAACGCCATCCTCATTGCCGCAGCGCTCCTCCTCTATTGGCTCCTCTTCGCTGTTACCAACCTCGTCGTTCGCGTCGACCAGCTCAACCAGCGCCTCGAGAAGCTCAAGAGGCAGGACTGA
- the LOC140856237 gene encoding uncharacterized protein, translating into MKILFWNVRGLGLQPKRRLAKDTSNAAKCTILYLQEMKLNHLSLQTLSSICGPKFERFQTLDALGSAGGLLTAWNESEITGRSLQSGRYSINTEFFLKNGAEKFIVTNVYGPHDRASRTAFLLELEMLSLFIDSPWVLVGDFNATRFSSESTKKQKKPFRFENLWYSYEGFDDQIRNCWSENTTIEEGAANLAFKIRRLRARLRTWSKTVVGNVAQKKHSISHKINELDEAEEQRYLSLEERKIRADLKLPLDSLLQQEETLWQQRLRNLWLREGDRNTKFFHISASNRMRKNQISEIQQGSRVLRAQPEIEQAFLDYYSSLLRTAGSSMVEIDWG; encoded by the exons ATGAAAATCTTGTTCTGGAATGTAAGAGGTCTTGGTTTACAGCCTAAAAGACGTCTGGCTAAGGACACAAGTAATGCAGCCAAATGCACGATTCTCTATCTTCAGGAAATGAAACTTAATCACCTCTCTTTGCAAACTCTGAGCTCTATATGTGGACCGAAGTTCGAACGTTTTCAAACTTTGGATGCTTTAGGATCTGCCGGAGGCTTACTAACAGCATGGAATGAAAGCGAGATTACCGGAAGATCACTTCAATCTGGTAGATACTCAATTAACACagaatttttcttgaagaatggAGCAGAGAAATTTATCGTCACCAATGTCTACGGCCCTCATGATCGAGCCAGCCGCACTGCATTCTTGCTTGAACTGGAAATGTTAAGCCTTTTCATAGACTCTCCTTGGGTGCTGGTTGGCGACTTTAACGCTACCAGATTTAGTTCTGAAAG TACAAAGAAACAGAAAAAACCTTTCCGTTTTGAAAATCTTTGGTACTCCTATGAAGGGTTTGATGACCAAATCAGAAATTGCTGGTCGGAAAACACCACTATTGAGGAAGGAGCTGCCAACTTGGCCTTCAAGATCCGGCGCCTTCGAGCCAGGCTTAGAACATGGAGCAAGACTGTTGTTGGCAACGTTGCTCAGAAGAAGCACAGTATATCTCACAAAATAAATGAACTTGACGAAGCTGAAGAGCAAAGATACCTAAGTTTGGAAGAACGGAAGATCAGAGCAGACCTCAAACTTCCATTGGACTCCTTACTTCAGCAAGAAGAGACACTGTGGCAACAAAGATTGCGTAACTTATGGCTACGTGAGGGAGACCGAAACACCAAATTCTTCCATATCAGTGCATCTAACAGGAtgagaaaaaatcaaatttcagagaTCCAACAGGGTAGCAGGGTCTTAAGGGCTCAACCTGAGATTGAGCAAGCTTTCCTCGATTATTATTCTTCTCTTCTCAGAACTGCTGGATCTTCTATGGTTGAGATCGATTGGGGATAA